The genomic interval GTGTTGAAGAGGCAAGAAAAGCGCTGAACGCGTTCCTGCGATGATAGAAATTTTCCCCTCTGAGAGATCACTCAGTATCTGCTCTTTTTTCTTCGCACTAATCTTTGAGTGCCAAATAGCAACGTGTGTGCCAAAATGGTGCTTCAAACGGTTTTTCATCTGAGGTGTTAACCCAATCTCAGGAAGCAAAAAGATCGCTTGTTTGCCCTCATTGATGCTCTGCTCAAAGAGTTTCATATAGATTTCAGTCTTACCACTGCCCGTATCGCCAAAAAGGAGTGATGTTGGATGCGCTTCGATAAAATCATACGCTTTTTGTTGTTCAGTGGAAAGTGTTATCTCTATCGTGATTGTTTCGTTTACATGTAAAGCATTTGAAGCATACGGCACAAAAAGGCTCAACGCTTCACCCAATGAACAGACATAATACTCAGCGATAAACCGAGCCAGTTCAAGCGTTTTGGAAGGGTAAAATGGTTTACATGTAAGCGAGATAGTTTCGCATTCAAAAGAGGGTTTTTCAACTTCGGCTATGACGACACCTTGCGTAGTTCGTTTGGAAAGTGTGACTTCAACGATAGTACCTAAAGGAAGTGTTTGCTCCGACTGATAGGTTAAAGGAGAAAGTGGGGATTTTAAAAGAGCAATATGGTAGTAAAACACATTCTATCGCGTTAAAAGCTTACAATTGGTACCCGTTGTAGTATCACTTGCATTACAATCAAATGTACCTGCCGTGTCACTATAAGTAAAGGTAATAGCTGTGCCACTGATATAAAACTTATAGCTTGTATCACTTGTCTTTGTCCAGCCATTGTCTTTATTGTCTTCTTTAGCATAAAGGGGAGAAGAGAGAACATTACCATAGTCACCCGCACTAAAAAGAGATGCGCCGGGGGTATCATTACCTGCTTTATCTAATTTTGAAGGAAGCGTTGTATTGCCTTCTAACAATCGTTGTGATCTTAAAAGTGCAATACCGCCACGAATTGAAGCAACTTCAGCTTTGCCTTTGGAGATAACAGCATCTTCACGTACACCAACAAATCTTGGAATAGCAATTGCAGTAAGGATTCCTAAAATAACCATTACAAAAATAAGTTCTATCATCGTAAAAGCTTTTTTCACTAGTCACCTTTTTAAAAACATCAATATATAAAGAAAGAGGAAGAAAATTCTTCCTCTGATAATTAATTTTTAGTTATTTTGTGCAGAGACATTTAAGTCTTCAGTAAATCCAAACATTGGAGCAGAAGTCGAGTTTCCATCACGACAATAAATTGTTTCTTCAACTGGTAGTGCTGGAGAACCATAAGTACCTGCACTTGTTCCGTTACCATCACCTGTGTTTTTACATTTCGTCAGATCCATAACAAAGCCTTTTGGAATCTCTGTATAGTCAGAAAGATTAAAGGTATTTGCAGCGCCTGCAGTACTACCGTTAATTGATCCATTGCTATCTCTCATAGAACGTGACCACATAGATGGAGCAACGGTTCTATTAAGTGTACCGATAAATGCTTCAGCTGTACCAACTTTTGCATCTGTGACCGTACCTGTCAATCTTGGCAAAGCCACTGCCGCTAAAATACCTAAAATAACAATGACGAAGATCAATTCGATCATCGTGAAACCTTTTTTCATATTCACTCCTTGTTTTTTGTTAGCCAATACACTTATTGACCACGTAAAAGCCATTCTAGTACAATCTTTTTAAAGCTCGACTTAAATCTCATCTATTTGGTATAATAGCTTGGTAACCTCTTGTTCGAGGACGAAATTATCATAACATTTTCCAACATAGGCAAACAGGAGTTCTTTAGGGTCAATGGTGCTTTTCTCTTTAAACTTCTCTTTAAAATCCGCTTCAAACTGCACGGCGAAATCACCCTCTAACTTGATGTCAAAGTCTTTGCCACCAAGGCTAATGGTTATTTTACTCATTTTCCAAGCACAGCTTCGATTTTGCTGAGCAAATCATCAGAATTGACGTTTTTATTTATGAGGTCTTGCTCCAATTTTGCAATCTGAACATTTTTAGCTTCTGCCAACGCTTTGGCTTTGACCACTTCTTGACGTAGGGCTTCATTTTGAGCCAGAAGATCTTTGTATTTTTCCAAAAGTTCCGTTATCTTTTGGCTTAATGTGCTAATGTTTCTCTCTTCTTCAAACATGCGAGTGCCTTTTTGTATAGCGTTGTTTGGTATAATTGTAACAAAATAATGGGAAAAGTATCAACTATGAGTGAATTTTATTTAGAAAGTCCCTATCAGCCTTCGGGCGATCAACCTCAAGCCATCGATAAACTCGTAGCTTCCATTAAAAAAGGGAGTCGTTACCAAACGTTGATTGGTGTGACGGGCAGTGGAAAAACCTACACCATGGCGCAAATCATCCAAAAACTTAAGATGCCCACCCTCATCATGACGCACAACAAAACCCTTGCAGCGCAACTTTACAGTGAATTTAAAGGCTTTTTTCCTAAAAATCATGTGGAGTATTTTATCAGTTATTACGACTACTATCAGCCTGAAGCGTACATACCACGCAGTGATCTTTTCATCGAAAAAGACAGCTCTATCAACGAAGAGTTAGAGCGTTTGAGGCTAAGCGCTACGGCTTCACTGCTCTCTTTTGATGATGTCATCTGTGTCGCTTCTGTTTCAGCAAACTATGGTTTGGGCGATCCAAGCGAATATAAAGAGATGGTGCAAGTCATTGAAAAAGGTGAAAGCATCAACCAAAAAAAGCTTCTTTTGCGCCTTGTCGATATGGGTTATAAACGCAATGACACTTTTTTTGACCGTGGCTGTTTTAGAGTCAGTGGCGATGTCATCGACATTTACCCCGCGTACAATGAAGAAGAGGCGATTCGTGTAGAGTTTTTTGGCGATGAAGTGGAGAGCATCAACTACTTTGAAGTCTTCCTCAATAAAAAAATGCAAAACCTTAACAAAATCGTCATCTATGCTGCCAATCAGTTTATCGTCGGACACGAAAGGCTTCAAAAAGCGATCAAATCCATCGAGCAAGAGCTGGGTGAACGGCTTGAATACTTTAAAAAAGAGGACAAATTGGTCGAGTACCAACGCCTCAAACAACGTGTTGAGTTTGACCTTGAGATGTTAGGCTCCACAGGAGCGTGTAAAGGCGTTGAAAACTATGCGCGTTACCTCACAGGCATAGAACCGGGTGCTACGCCCTACTCACTGTTTGACTACTATGAGTCGATGAATAAAGAGTACCTTGTTATCGTTGATGAATCGCACGTCAGCCTTCCCCAATTTCGCGGTATGTTTGCAGGCGATCGCAGTCGTAAAGAAGTGTTGGTTGAGTACGGCTTTCGTCTCCCCAGTGCTCTGGATAACCGCCCTTTGATGTTTGATGAGTTTATCAACAAAGCGCCACGTTACCTTTTTGTCAGTGCCACACCTAAAGAGTTGGAACTAGGACTCAGTGGTGATAATACCGCCGAACAGGTCATTCGACCAACGGGACTGCTTGATCCTGAGGTGGAAATTTTGAGCAGTAAAAACCAAGTCGAAACTCTTTTTGACAAGATCAAAGAGGTGACAGCCAAAGATGAAAAAGTGCTGGTCACCGTGCTCACCAAAAAGATGGCAGAGGAGCTGACACGCTACTACGCCGATCTGGGCATTAAGATCAAGTACATGCACTCCGACATCGACGCGATTGAGCGCAATCAGATCATTCGATCTTTACGTATCGGTGAATTTGATGTACTGGTGGGTATTAACCTCCTTCGTGAGGGGCTGGATCTCCCTGAAGTTTCGCTTGTTGCCATTTTGGATGCGGACAAAGAGGGCTTTTTGCGCTCCGAAACCAGTCTGATTCAAACCATGGGACGTGCAGCTCGTAATCTCAATGGTAGAGTTATTTTATTCGCAGAAAAAATTACAGATTCCATGCAAAAAGCGATTGAAACGACGCTAAGACGCCGTGCCATTCAAGAGACGTATAACACGGAGCACAACATCACGCCCACGAGCACCACGCGAAGAATGGATGAAAATCTGAAACTCGAAGAACACGCCGACATCTACAACACGTTTGATAAAAAAGATAAGATTCCACCGAGTGAAAAGAAGAAGATTATCACTGAACTGACCAAAGCGATGCATGAAGCGGCGAAGATTTTGGAGTTTGAAAAAGCGGCAAAACTACGCGATCAAATCGAAAAATTGAAAAAGATGTAAAAAATCTTTACATGTAAGGATATTTTAGAGTAGAATAGAGATGTTT from Sulfurospirillum multivorans DSM 12446 carries:
- a CDS encoding type II secretion system protein translates to MKKGFTMIELIFVIVILGILAAVALPRLTGTVTDAKVGTAEAFIGTLNRTVAPSMWSRSMRDSNGSINGSTAGAANTFNLSDYTEIPKGFVMDLTKCKNTGDGNGTSAGTYGSPALPVEETIYCRDGNSTSAPMFGFTEDLNVSAQNN
- a CDS encoding type II secretion system protein; this translates as MKKAFTMIELIFVMVILGILTAIAIPRFVGVREDAVISKGKAEVASIRGGIALLRSQRLLEGNTTLPSKLDKAGNDTPGASLFSAGDYGNVLSSPLYAKEDNKDNGWTKTSDTSYKFYISGTAITFTYSDTAGTFDCNASDTTTGTNCKLLTR
- the uvrB gene encoding excinuclease ABC subunit UvrB — protein: MSEFYLESPYQPSGDQPQAIDKLVASIKKGSRYQTLIGVTGSGKTYTMAQIIQKLKMPTLIMTHNKTLAAQLYSEFKGFFPKNHVEYFISYYDYYQPEAYIPRSDLFIEKDSSINEELERLRLSATASLLSFDDVICVASVSANYGLGDPSEYKEMVQVIEKGESINQKKLLLRLVDMGYKRNDTFFDRGCFRVSGDVIDIYPAYNEEEAIRVEFFGDEVESINYFEVFLNKKMQNLNKIVIYAANQFIVGHERLQKAIKSIEQELGERLEYFKKEDKLVEYQRLKQRVEFDLEMLGSTGACKGVENYARYLTGIEPGATPYSLFDYYESMNKEYLVIVDESHVSLPQFRGMFAGDRSRKEVLVEYGFRLPSALDNRPLMFDEFINKAPRYLFVSATPKELELGLSGDNTAEQVIRPTGLLDPEVEILSSKNQVETLFDKIKEVTAKDEKVLVTVLTKKMAEELTRYYADLGIKIKYMHSDIDAIERNQIIRSLRIGEFDVLVGINLLREGLDLPEVSLVAILDADKEGFLRSETSLIQTMGRAARNLNGRVILFAEKITDSMQKAIETTLRRRAIQETYNTEHNITPTSTTRRMDENLKLEEHADIYNTFDKKDKIPPSEKKKIITELTKAMHEAAKILEFEKAAKLRDQIEKLKKM